In Phragmites australis chromosome 16, lpPhrAust1.1, whole genome shotgun sequence, one DNA window encodes the following:
- the LOC133896048 gene encoding pentatricopeptide repeat-containing protein At5g12100, mitochondrial-like isoform X3: MSRLLPRRHFSSSPPAAASLGELASLLAAGRFHRSVDLAKSFLSSHPPGSSAAELYRALAATPAATTDTQDDPRPHAFLCDAASALVVASARLRLPDGALHLLSLLAGAGANAGVRAPLPSLSSCNLLLESLLSLSRHADARAAFDLLVASGARPDTFAWNKAVQACVAAGDLDEAVGMLRRMGRDGAPPPDAFSYNVVIAGLWRAGKGSDALQMFDEMTERGVVPNRITYNTMIDGHVKGGDLEAGFRLRDRMLRDGPRPNVITYNVLLSGLCRAGRMGDTRTLLNEMASQSMLPDGFTYSILFDGLSRTGDSWIMLSLFGESLKKGVMIEAYTCSIFLNGLCKDGKVAKAEQVLEMLVHTGLVPTRVIYNTLINGYCQNQDLQGAFSIFEQMKSRHIRPDHITYNALINGLCKAEMITKAEDLVMEMEKGGVDPSVETFNTLIDAYGRAGQLEKCLIVLSDMQEKGIKSNVVSFGSVVNAFCKNGKIPEAVAILDDMSHKDVLPNAQVYNSIIDAYVESGATEQAFVLAEKMKSCGVSASIVTYNLLLKGLCKNSRMAEAEELIYSLRKHGLTPDVVSYNTLISACCNMGNTDRALELHQEMHRSIFLGKYSRGSTYCGIYLCVRGQKNREQRK, translated from the exons ATGTctcgcctcctcccgcgccgccacttctcctcctctcccccagccgccgcctccctcgGTGAGctcgcctccctcctcgccgccgggcGCTTCCACCGCTCCGTGGACCTCGCCAagtccttcctctcctcccatCCCCCCGGCTCTTCCGCTGCTGAGCTCTACCGCGCCCTCGCCGCCACCCCCGCCGCCACTACCGACACCCAGGACGACCCGCGGCCCCATGCCTTCCTCTGCGATGCCGCCTCCGCCCTCGTAGTCGCCTCCGCGCGCCTCCGCCTCCCCGACGGCGCGCTCCACCTGCTCTCCCTTCTCGCCGGCGCGGGGGCCAACGCCGGCGTGCGCGCGCCGCTGCCTTCGCTCTCGTCATGCAACCTTCTCCTGGAGTCCCTACTCTCCCTCAGCCGCCACGCCGACGCGCGCGCCGCGTTCGATCTCCTCGTGGCCTCCGGGGCGCGCCCGGACACCTTCGCGTGGAACAAGGCCGTTCAGGCGTGCGTCGCCGCGGGCGACCTCGACGAGGCCGTCGGCATGCTGCGCCGGATGGGCCGCGACGGCGCGCCGCCCCCCGACGCGTTCTCGTACAACGTGGTCATCGCTGGGCTGTGGAGGGCTGGGAAGGGCAGCGACGCCCTGCAGATGTTCGATGAAATGACGGAGCGGGGCGTCGTGCCGAATCGGATCACCTACAACACAATGATTGATGGGCACGTCAAGGGTGGGGACTTGGAGGCTGGTTTCAGGCTGCGGGATCGTATGCTGCGTGATGGGCCAAGGCCGAATGTGATCACGTACAATGTGCTCCTGTCAGGGCTGTGCCGTGCCGGAAGGATGGGCGATACAAGAACCTTGTTGAATGAGATGGCATCACAAAGCATGTTGCCAGATGGTTTTACATATAGCATTTTGTTTGATGGTCTCTCAAGAACTGGAGACTCATGGATCATGCTTTCCTTGTTTGGAGAGTCTTTGAAGAAGGGTGTCATGATTGAGGCTTACACTTGCAGTATCTTCCTGAATGGTCTATGCAAAGATGGTAAGGTTGCAAAGGCAGAACAGGTATTGGAGATGTTGGTACACACAGGACTGGTCCCAACAAGAGTTATCTACAATACTCTAATCAATGGTTATTGTCAGAATCAGGACCTTCAAGGGGCCTTCTCCATCTTTGAGCAGATGAAATCACGTCACATTAGGCCAGATCACATCACTTATAATGCACTAATAAATGGTTTGTGTAAGGCGGAAATGATCACCAAAGCAGAGGAtttggtgatggagatggagaagggcgGAGTGGACCCAAGTGTGGAAACTTTCAATACACTGATTGACGCTTATGGCAGGGCTGGGCAACTCGAGAAATGTCTCATTGTTCTATCTGATATGCAAGAGAAGGGGATAAAGTCAAATGTTGTCTCTTTTGGTTCAGTTGTCAATGCTTTCTGCAAGAACGGAAAGATCCCGGAAGCTGTAGCTATCTTGGATGATATGTCACATAAAGATGTTTTACCAAATGCACAGGTGTACAACTCTATCATAGATGCTTATGTAGAGTCTGGTGCCACTGAGCAGGCTTTTGTTCTAGCTGAGAAGATGAAGAGTTGTGGGGTATCTGCAAGTATAGTTACCTACAACTTGCTTTTGAAAGGCCTTTGCAAAAACTCACGGATGGCTGAAGCTGAAGAATTGATTTACAGCTTAAGAAAACATGGACTGACACCAGATGTTGTCAGCTATAATACTCTAATATCAGCATGCTGCAACATGGGTAATACTGATAGAGCTTTGGAGCTTCACCAAGAAATGCACAG GAgcatttttttagggaaatacAGTAGGGGAAGCACCTACTGTGGTATATATTTATGTGTAAGAGGTCAAAAGAACAGGGAACAGAGAAAATAA
- the LOC133896048 gene encoding pentatricopeptide repeat-containing protein At5g12100, mitochondrial-like isoform X2 gives MSRLLPRRHFSSSPPAAASLGELASLLAAGRFHRSVDLAKSFLSSHPPGSSAAELYRALAATPAATTDTQDDPRPHAFLCDAASALVVASARLRLPDGALHLLSLLAGAGANAGVRAPLPSLSSCNLLLESLLSLSRHADARAAFDLLVASGARPDTFAWNKAVQACVAAGDLDEAVGMLRRMGRDGAPPPDAFSYNVVIAGLWRAGKGSDALQMFDEMTERGVVPNRITYNTMIDGHVKGGDLEAGFRLRDRMLRDGPRPNVITYNVLLSGLCRAGRMGDTRTLLNEMASQSMLPDGFTYSILFDGLSRTGDSWIMLSLFGESLKKGVMIEAYTCSIFLNGLCKDGKVAKAEQVLEMLVHTGLVPTRVIYNTLINGYCQNQDLQGAFSIFEQMKSRHIRPDHITYNALINGLCKAEMITKAEDLVMEMEKGGVDPSVETFNTLIDAYGRAGQLEKCLIVLSDMQEKGIKSNVVSFGSVVNAFCKNGKIPEAVAILDDMSHKDVLPNAQVYNSIIDAYVESGATEQAFVLAEKMKSCGVSASIVTYNLLLKGLCKNSRMAEAEELIYSLRKHGLTPDVVSYNTLISACCNMGNTDRALELHQEMHRYGIKPTLRTYHMLLSALGGAGRVHEMESLYQQMLHKNVAPTGTIYGIMVDTYVRCGNESKVEALKKEMSEKGITIDDTERTN, from the exons ATGTctcgcctcctcccgcgccgccacttctcctcctctcccccagccgccgcctccctcgGTGAGctcgcctccctcctcgccgccgggcGCTTCCACCGCTCCGTGGACCTCGCCAagtccttcctctcctcccatCCCCCCGGCTCTTCCGCTGCTGAGCTCTACCGCGCCCTCGCCGCCACCCCCGCCGCCACTACCGACACCCAGGACGACCCGCGGCCCCATGCCTTCCTCTGCGATGCCGCCTCCGCCCTCGTAGTCGCCTCCGCGCGCCTCCGCCTCCCCGACGGCGCGCTCCACCTGCTCTCCCTTCTCGCCGGCGCGGGGGCCAACGCCGGCGTGCGCGCGCCGCTGCCTTCGCTCTCGTCATGCAACCTTCTCCTGGAGTCCCTACTCTCCCTCAGCCGCCACGCCGACGCGCGCGCCGCGTTCGATCTCCTCGTGGCCTCCGGGGCGCGCCCGGACACCTTCGCGTGGAACAAGGCCGTTCAGGCGTGCGTCGCCGCGGGCGACCTCGACGAGGCCGTCGGCATGCTGCGCCGGATGGGCCGCGACGGCGCGCCGCCCCCCGACGCGTTCTCGTACAACGTGGTCATCGCTGGGCTGTGGAGGGCTGGGAAGGGCAGCGACGCCCTGCAGATGTTCGATGAAATGACGGAGCGGGGCGTCGTGCCGAATCGGATCACCTACAACACAATGATTGATGGGCACGTCAAGGGTGGGGACTTGGAGGCTGGTTTCAGGCTGCGGGATCGTATGCTGCGTGATGGGCCAAGGCCGAATGTGATCACGTACAATGTGCTCCTGTCAGGGCTGTGCCGTGCCGGAAGGATGGGCGATACAAGAACCTTGTTGAATGAGATGGCATCACAAAGCATGTTGCCAGATGGTTTTACATATAGCATTTTGTTTGATGGTCTCTCAAGAACTGGAGACTCATGGATCATGCTTTCCTTGTTTGGAGAGTCTTTGAAGAAGGGTGTCATGATTGAGGCTTACACTTGCAGTATCTTCCTGAATGGTCTATGCAAAGATGGTAAGGTTGCAAAGGCAGAACAGGTATTGGAGATGTTGGTACACACAGGACTGGTCCCAACAAGAGTTATCTACAATACTCTAATCAATGGTTATTGTCAGAATCAGGACCTTCAAGGGGCCTTCTCCATCTTTGAGCAGATGAAATCACGTCACATTAGGCCAGATCACATCACTTATAATGCACTAATAAATGGTTTGTGTAAGGCGGAAATGATCACCAAAGCAGAGGAtttggtgatggagatggagaagggcgGAGTGGACCCAAGTGTGGAAACTTTCAATACACTGATTGACGCTTATGGCAGGGCTGGGCAACTCGAGAAATGTCTCATTGTTCTATCTGATATGCAAGAGAAGGGGATAAAGTCAAATGTTGTCTCTTTTGGTTCAGTTGTCAATGCTTTCTGCAAGAACGGAAAGATCCCGGAAGCTGTAGCTATCTTGGATGATATGTCACATAAAGATGTTTTACCAAATGCACAGGTGTACAACTCTATCATAGATGCTTATGTAGAGTCTGGTGCCACTGAGCAGGCTTTTGTTCTAGCTGAGAAGATGAAGAGTTGTGGGGTATCTGCAAGTATAGTTACCTACAACTTGCTTTTGAAAGGCCTTTGCAAAAACTCACGGATGGCTGAAGCTGAAGAATTGATTTACAGCTTAAGAAAACATGGACTGACACCAGATGTTGTCAGCTATAATACTCTAATATCAGCATGCTGCAACATGGGTAATACTGATAGAGCTTTGGAGCTTCACCAAGAAATGCACAGGTATGGCATTAAACCTACACTGAGAACATACCATATGCTTCTCAGTGCATTGGGTGGTGCAGGGAGAGTACATGAGATGGAAAGTCTCTATCAGCAAATGTTGCACAAGAATGTTGCGCCTACTGGTACCATATATGGTATCATGGTCGATACCTACGTGAGATGTGGGAATGAATCTAAGGTAGAAGCTCTGAAGAAGGAAATGTCAGAAAAAGGAATAACCATTGATGACACAGAAAGAACTAACT GA
- the LOC133896048 gene encoding pentatricopeptide repeat-containing protein At5g12100, mitochondrial-like isoform X1 — protein sequence MSRLLPRRHFSSSPPAAASLGELASLLAAGRFHRSVDLAKSFLSSHPPGSSAAELYRALAATPAATTDTQDDPRPHAFLCDAASALVVASARLRLPDGALHLLSLLAGAGANAGVRAPLPSLSSCNLLLESLLSLSRHADARAAFDLLVASGARPDTFAWNKAVQACVAAGDLDEAVGMLRRMGRDGAPPPDAFSYNVVIAGLWRAGKGSDALQMFDEMTERGVVPNRITYNTMIDGHVKGGDLEAGFRLRDRMLRDGPRPNVITYNVLLSGLCRAGRMGDTRTLLNEMASQSMLPDGFTYSILFDGLSRTGDSWIMLSLFGESLKKGVMIEAYTCSIFLNGLCKDGKVAKAEQVLEMLVHTGLVPTRVIYNTLINGYCQNQDLQGAFSIFEQMKSRHIRPDHITYNALINGLCKAEMITKAEDLVMEMEKGGVDPSVETFNTLIDAYGRAGQLEKCLIVLSDMQEKGIKSNVVSFGSVVNAFCKNGKIPEAVAILDDMSHKDVLPNAQVYNSIIDAYVESGATEQAFVLAEKMKSCGVSASIVTYNLLLKGLCKNSRMAEAEELIYSLRKHGLTPDVVSYNTLISACCNMGNTDRALELHQEMHRYGIKPTLRTYHMLLSALGGAGRVHEMESLYQQMLHKNVAPTGTIYGIMVDTYVRCGNESKVEALKKEMSEKGITIDDTERTNCKLDRSIAIPI from the coding sequence ATGTctcgcctcctcccgcgccgccacttctcctcctctcccccagccgccgcctccctcgGTGAGctcgcctccctcctcgccgccgggcGCTTCCACCGCTCCGTGGACCTCGCCAagtccttcctctcctcccatCCCCCCGGCTCTTCCGCTGCTGAGCTCTACCGCGCCCTCGCCGCCACCCCCGCCGCCACTACCGACACCCAGGACGACCCGCGGCCCCATGCCTTCCTCTGCGATGCCGCCTCCGCCCTCGTAGTCGCCTCCGCGCGCCTCCGCCTCCCCGACGGCGCGCTCCACCTGCTCTCCCTTCTCGCCGGCGCGGGGGCCAACGCCGGCGTGCGCGCGCCGCTGCCTTCGCTCTCGTCATGCAACCTTCTCCTGGAGTCCCTACTCTCCCTCAGCCGCCACGCCGACGCGCGCGCCGCGTTCGATCTCCTCGTGGCCTCCGGGGCGCGCCCGGACACCTTCGCGTGGAACAAGGCCGTTCAGGCGTGCGTCGCCGCGGGCGACCTCGACGAGGCCGTCGGCATGCTGCGCCGGATGGGCCGCGACGGCGCGCCGCCCCCCGACGCGTTCTCGTACAACGTGGTCATCGCTGGGCTGTGGAGGGCTGGGAAGGGCAGCGACGCCCTGCAGATGTTCGATGAAATGACGGAGCGGGGCGTCGTGCCGAATCGGATCACCTACAACACAATGATTGATGGGCACGTCAAGGGTGGGGACTTGGAGGCTGGTTTCAGGCTGCGGGATCGTATGCTGCGTGATGGGCCAAGGCCGAATGTGATCACGTACAATGTGCTCCTGTCAGGGCTGTGCCGTGCCGGAAGGATGGGCGATACAAGAACCTTGTTGAATGAGATGGCATCACAAAGCATGTTGCCAGATGGTTTTACATATAGCATTTTGTTTGATGGTCTCTCAAGAACTGGAGACTCATGGATCATGCTTTCCTTGTTTGGAGAGTCTTTGAAGAAGGGTGTCATGATTGAGGCTTACACTTGCAGTATCTTCCTGAATGGTCTATGCAAAGATGGTAAGGTTGCAAAGGCAGAACAGGTATTGGAGATGTTGGTACACACAGGACTGGTCCCAACAAGAGTTATCTACAATACTCTAATCAATGGTTATTGTCAGAATCAGGACCTTCAAGGGGCCTTCTCCATCTTTGAGCAGATGAAATCACGTCACATTAGGCCAGATCACATCACTTATAATGCACTAATAAATGGTTTGTGTAAGGCGGAAATGATCACCAAAGCAGAGGAtttggtgatggagatggagaagggcgGAGTGGACCCAAGTGTGGAAACTTTCAATACACTGATTGACGCTTATGGCAGGGCTGGGCAACTCGAGAAATGTCTCATTGTTCTATCTGATATGCAAGAGAAGGGGATAAAGTCAAATGTTGTCTCTTTTGGTTCAGTTGTCAATGCTTTCTGCAAGAACGGAAAGATCCCGGAAGCTGTAGCTATCTTGGATGATATGTCACATAAAGATGTTTTACCAAATGCACAGGTGTACAACTCTATCATAGATGCTTATGTAGAGTCTGGTGCCACTGAGCAGGCTTTTGTTCTAGCTGAGAAGATGAAGAGTTGTGGGGTATCTGCAAGTATAGTTACCTACAACTTGCTTTTGAAAGGCCTTTGCAAAAACTCACGGATGGCTGAAGCTGAAGAATTGATTTACAGCTTAAGAAAACATGGACTGACACCAGATGTTGTCAGCTATAATACTCTAATATCAGCATGCTGCAACATGGGTAATACTGATAGAGCTTTGGAGCTTCACCAAGAAATGCACAGGTATGGCATTAAACCTACACTGAGAACATACCATATGCTTCTCAGTGCATTGGGTGGTGCAGGGAGAGTACATGAGATGGAAAGTCTCTATCAGCAAATGTTGCACAAGAATGTTGCGCCTACTGGTACCATATATGGTATCATGGTCGATACCTACGTGAGATGTGGGAATGAATCTAAGGTAGAAGCTCTGAAGAAGGAAATGTCAGAAAAAGGAATAACCATTGATGACACAGAAAGAACTAACTGTAAGCTGGATAGGAGTATAGCAATTCCAATTTGA